From the Falco biarmicus isolate bFalBia1 chromosome 19, bFalBia1.pri, whole genome shotgun sequence genome, one window contains:
- the ASIC1 gene encoding acid-sensing ion channel 1 isoform X2, with amino-acid sequence MMDLKVDEEEVDSGQPVSIQAFASSSTLHGLSHIFSYERLSLKRVVWALCFLGSLALLALVCTNRIQYYFLYPHVTKLDEVAATKLTFPAVTFCNLNEFRFSRVTKNDLYHAGELLALLNNRYEIPDTQTADEKQLEILQDKANFRNFKPKPFNMLEFYDRAGHDIREMLLSCFFRGEKCTPEDFKVVFTRYGKCYTFNAGQDGKPRLITMKGGTGNGLEIMLDIQQDEYLPVWGETDETSFEAGIKVQIHSQDEPPLIDQLGFGVAPGFQTFVSCQEQRLIYLPPPWGDCKAVAGDSEFYDTYSITACRIDCETRYLVENCNCRMVHMPGDAPYCTPEQYKECADPALDFLVEKDNEYCVCEMPCNVTRYGKELSMVKIPSKASAKYLAKKYNKSEQYIGENILVLDIFFEALNYETIEQKKAYEVAGLLGDIGGQMGLFIGASILTVLELFDYAYEVIKHRLCRRGKCHKNHKRNNTDKGVALSMDDVKRHNPCESIRGHPAGMTYAANILPHHPARGTFEDFTC; translated from the exons TCGTACGAGCGGCTGTCGCTGAAGCGCGTGGTCTGGGCGCTGTGCTTCCTGGGCTCGCTGGCGCTGCTCGCCCTCGTCTGCACCAACCGCATCCAGTACTACTTCCTCTACCCCCATGTCACCAAACTGGACGAGGTGGCGGCCACCAAGCTCACCTTCCCCGCCGTCACCTTCTGCAACCTCAACGAGTTTCGTTTCAGCCGGGTGACCAAGAACGACCTGTACCACGCCGGCGAGCTCCTCGCCCTGCTCAATAACAG ATACGAGATCCCAGATACCCAGACCGCCGatgagaagcagctggaaaTCCTGCAGGATAAGGCGAACTTTCGAAATTTCAAACCCAAACCTTTCAATATGCTGGAATTTTATGACCGGGCTGGCCACGATATCCGGGAGATGCTGCTGTCCTGCTTCTTCCGCGGGGAGAAATGCACCCCCGAAGACTTCAAAGTG GTCTTCACCCGCTACGGGAAGTGCTACACCTTCAACGCGGGGCAGGACGGGAAGCCCCGGCTCATCACCATGAAGGGGGGCACCGGCAACGGCCTGGAGATCATGCTGGACATCCAGCAGGACGAGTACCTCCCCGTGTGGGGGGAAACAG ACGAAACCTCGTTCGAAGCTGGGATCAAGGTGCAGATCCACAGCCAGGATGAGCCCCCGCTGATCGACCAGCTGGGCTTCGGGGTGGCTCCCGGCTTCCAGACCTTCGtgtcctgccaggagcagcgG ctcatCTACCTGCCGCCTCCCTGGGGTGACTGCAAGGCCGTGGCGGGCGACTCGGAGTTCTACGACACTTACAGCATCACCGCCTGCCGCATCGACTGCGAGACCCGCTACCTGGTGGAGAACTGCAACTGCCGCATGGTGCACATGCCAG gTGATGCCCCTTACTGCACCCCGGAGCAGTACAAGGAGTGCGCAGATCCAGCCTTAG ATttcctggtggaaaaggacaaCGAGTACTGCGTCTGCGAGATGCCCTGCAACGTGACCCGCTACGGCAAAGAGCTCTCCATGGTGAAGATCCCCAGCAAAGCCTCCGCCAAGTACCTGGCCAAAAAGTACAACAAGTCGGAGCAGTACATCGG GGAGAACATCCTGGTGCTGGATATCTTCTTCGAAGCCCTGAACTACGAGACGATCGAGCAGAAGAAGGCGTACGAGGTAGCCGGTTTGCTGG GTGACATCGGGGGGCAGATGGGGCTGTTCATCGGGGCCAGTATCCTCACGGTGCTGGAGCTGTTTGACTACGCCTATGAG GTGATTAAGCACCGGCTGTGCCGGCGGGGCAAGTGCCACAAGAACCACAAGCGGAACAACACGGACAAGGGCGTCGCGCTGAGCATGGACGACGTGAAACGCCAC AATCCCTGCGAAAGCATACGGGGCCACCCGGCCGGCATGACGTACGCAGCCAACATCCTACCTCACCACCCGGCCCGGGGCACCTTCGAGGACTTCACCTGCTAA
- the ASIC1 gene encoding acid-sensing ion channel 1 isoform X1, with translation MPLQIFCTISFSREEGPSDAAAPGKGEDGADEFLYGQEEEEEEEEDAGAATDLVAFASSCTLHGLSHIFVEGSLGARQALWALAFLLSLSVFLYQVADRIVYYLEYHHVTLLSEEDSPEMTFPAVTFCNINRVRVSQLSHQDLLYLAPLVDYEPGMELGFSPAQPDPWDEDEPLNLYGFFNRTCHQLEDMLLSCSYRGQQCGPGDFAVVFTRYGKCYTFNAGQDGKPRLITMKGGTGNGLEIMLDIQQDEYLPVWGETDETSFEAGIKVQIHSQDEPPLIDQLGFGVAPGFQTFVSCQEQRLIYLPPPWGDCKAVAGDSEFYDTYSITACRIDCETRYLVENCNCRMVHMPGDAPYCTPEQYKECADPALDFLVEKDNEYCVCEMPCNVTRYGKELSMVKIPSKASAKYLAKKYNKSEQYIGENILVLDIFFEALNYETIEQKKAYEVAGLLGDIGGQMGLFIGASILTVLELFDYAYEVIKHRLCRRGKCHKNHKRNNTDKGVALSMDDVKRHNPCESIRGHPAGMTYAANILPHHPARGTFEDFTC, from the exons ATGCCTCTCCAGATATTCTGCACCATCTCCTTCTCCCGCGAGGAAGGACCGAGCGACGCCGCAGCCCCCGGCAAAGGAGAGGACGGAGCAGACGAGTTCCTGTacgggcaggaggaggaggaagaggaggaagaggacgCCGGGGCAGCCACGGACTTGGTGGCCTTCGCCAGCAGCTGCACGCTGCACGGGCTGAGCCACATCTTTGTGGAGGGCAGCCTGGGCGCCCGGCAGGCGCTCTGGGCGCTggccttcctcctctccctctccgTCTTCCTCTACCAGGTGGCCGACCGCATCGTCTACTACCTGGAGTACCACCACGTCACGCTGCTCAGCGAGGAGGACAGCCCTGAGATGACCTTCCCCGCCGTCACCTTCTGCAACATCAACCGCGTGCGGGTCTCGCAGCTCAGCCACCAGGACCTGCTCTACCTGGCCCCCCTGGTTGACTACGAGCCCGGGATGGAGCTGGGCTTCTCCCCGGCTCAGCCCGACCCCTGGGATGAGGACGAGCCCCTCAATTTGTACGGGTTTTTTAACCGCACTTGCCACCAGCTGGAGGacatgctgctgagctgcagctacCGGGGCCAGCAGTGCGGTCCCGGTGACTTCGCGGTG GTCTTCACCCGCTACGGGAAGTGCTACACCTTCAACGCGGGGCAGGACGGGAAGCCCCGGCTCATCACCATGAAGGGGGGCACCGGCAACGGCCTGGAGATCATGCTGGACATCCAGCAGGACGAGTACCTCCCCGTGTGGGGGGAAACAG ACGAAACCTCGTTCGAAGCTGGGATCAAGGTGCAGATCCACAGCCAGGATGAGCCCCCGCTGATCGACCAGCTGGGCTTCGGGGTGGCTCCCGGCTTCCAGACCTTCGtgtcctgccaggagcagcgG ctcatCTACCTGCCGCCTCCCTGGGGTGACTGCAAGGCCGTGGCGGGCGACTCGGAGTTCTACGACACTTACAGCATCACCGCCTGCCGCATCGACTGCGAGACCCGCTACCTGGTGGAGAACTGCAACTGCCGCATGGTGCACATGCCAG gTGATGCCCCTTACTGCACCCCGGAGCAGTACAAGGAGTGCGCAGATCCAGCCTTAG ATttcctggtggaaaaggacaaCGAGTACTGCGTCTGCGAGATGCCCTGCAACGTGACCCGCTACGGCAAAGAGCTCTCCATGGTGAAGATCCCCAGCAAAGCCTCCGCCAAGTACCTGGCCAAAAAGTACAACAAGTCGGAGCAGTACATCGG GGAGAACATCCTGGTGCTGGATATCTTCTTCGAAGCCCTGAACTACGAGACGATCGAGCAGAAGAAGGCGTACGAGGTAGCCGGTTTGCTGG GTGACATCGGGGGGCAGATGGGGCTGTTCATCGGGGCCAGTATCCTCACGGTGCTGGAGCTGTTTGACTACGCCTATGAG GTGATTAAGCACCGGCTGTGCCGGCGGGGCAAGTGCCACAAGAACCACAAGCGGAACAACACGGACAAGGGCGTCGCGCTGAGCATGGACGACGTGAAACGCCAC AATCCCTGCGAAAGCATACGGGGCCACCCGGCCGGCATGACGTACGCAGCCAACATCCTACCTCACCACCCGGCCCGGGGCACCTTCGAGGACTTCACCTGCTAA
- the SMARCD1 gene encoding SWI/SNF-related matrix-associated actin-dependent regulator of chromatin subfamily D member 1 isoform X1 — protein sequence MAARAGFQSVTPSGGGGGAAAGAGALGPGTPGGPVRMGPAPGQGLYRSPLPGAAYPRPGMLPGSRLAPQGPAMGPPGYGGSPAVRPGMAQASLDQARKRPAPQQLQQVQPQAVPNRNHKPRGEMLGFGVQAGPPGIGGAKKKKMADKILPQRIRELVPESQAYMDLLAFERKLDQTIMRKRLDIQEALKRPIKQKRKLRIFISNTFNPAKSDAEDGEGTVASWELRVEGRLLEDSALSKYDATKQKRKFSSFFKSLVIELDKDLYGPDNHLVEWHRTATTQETDGFQVKRPGDVNVRCTVLLMLDYQPPQFKLDPRLARLLGIHTQTRPVIIQALWQYIKTHKLQDPHEREYVICDKYLQQIFESQRMKFSEIPQRLHALLMPPEPIIINHVISVDPNDQKKTACYDIDVEVDDTLKTQMNSFLLSTASQQEIAALDNKIHETIETINQLKTQREFMLSFARDPQGFINDWLQSQCRDLKTMTDVVGNPEEERRAEFYFQPWAQEAVCRYFYSKVQQRRQELEQALGIRNT from the exons ATGGCGGCGCGGGCGGGATTCCAGTCGGTTACtcccagcggcggcggcggtggggcCGCTGCCGGGGCCGGCGCGCTGGGTCCGGGCACGCCGGGCGGGCCGGTGCGCATGGGCCCGGCTCCGGGACAGGGCCTGTACCGCTCGCCGCTGCCGGGAGCCGCCTACCCG CGCCCCGGAATGCTACCGGGCAGCCGGCTGGCGCCGCAGGGCCCCGCCATGGGGCCGCCCGGTTACGGCGGGAGCCCGGCGGTGCGGCCCGGGATGGCGCAGGCCAGCCTGGACCAGGCCCGCAAGCGGCCGGCGccgcagcagctccagcaggtgCAGCCGCAGGCCGTGCCCAACCGCAACCACAA GCCCCGCGGGGAGATGCTGGGTTtcggggtgcaggcagggcccCCTGGAATCGGAGG CGCTAAGAAGAAGAAGATGGCTGACAAAATTCTACCTCAGAGG ATTCGTGAACTCGTACCCGAGTCTCAGGCCTATATGGACTTGCTGGCTTTCGAAAGAAAACTGGACCAGACGATCATGCGGAAACGCTTGGATATCCAGGAGGCTTTGAAGCGACCCATTAAG CAAAAACGAAAGCTACGTATTTTTATCTCCAATACCTTCAATCCAGCCAAGTCTGATGCGGAGGATGGTGAAGGGACAGTTGCCTCCTGGGAGCTCCGGGTGGAAGGACGGCTGTTGGAAGAC TCTGCTTTGTCCAAATACGATGCCaccaagcagaaaagaaagttcTCATCCTTCTTTAAATCTCTGGTCATTGAACTTGATAAAGACCTGTATGGCCCTGACAATCACCTGGTAGAG TGGCACAGGACTGCGACGACTCAGGAGACGGACGGCTTCCAGGTGAAGAGGCCGGGAGATGTAAACGTGCGCTGTACTGTCCTTCTGATGCTGGATTACCAG CCTCCCCAGTTCAAACTGGATCCCCGCTTGGCTCGTCTCTTGGGGATTCACACTCAGACGCGCCCGGTGATCATCCAGGCGTTGTGGCAATACATCAAGACTCACAAGCTGCAGGACCCCCACGAGCGGGAGTATGTCATCTGTGACAAATACCTCCAGCAG ATATTTGAATCTCAGCGGATGAAGTTCTCTGAGATCCCCCAAAGGCTTCACGCGTTGCTTATGCCCCCGGAGCCGATCATCATTAATCACGTGATCAG TGTTGACCCAAACGACCAGAAGAAAACAGCCTGCTATGACATTGACGTGGAGGTGGACGATACCTTGAAAACTCAGATGAATTCCTTCCTGCTGtccacagccagccagcaggaGATCGCGGCGCTGGATAACAAG ATTCATGAAACAATAGAGACAATTAACCAGCTGAAGACACAGCGTGAGTTCATGCTGAGCTTTGCCCGAGATCCTCAGGGCTTCATCAACGACTGGCTACAGTCCCAGTGCCGGGATTTAAAG ACAATGACTGATGTGGTTGGGAATCCTGAAGAGGAGCGTAGAGCTGAGTTCTACTTCCAGCCATGGGCTCAGGAAGCCGTGTGCCGATACTTCTACTCCAAG GTGCAGCAAAGACGGCAGGAACTGGAGCAGGCCCTGGGAATCCGTAACACATAG
- the SMARCD1 gene encoding SWI/SNF-related matrix-associated actin-dependent regulator of chromatin subfamily D member 1 isoform X2: MAARAGFQSVTPSGGGGGAAAGAGALGPGTPGGPVRMGPAPGQGLYRSPLPGAAYPRPGMLPGSRLAPQGPAMGPPGYGGSPAVRPGMAQASLDQARKRPAPQQLQQVQPQAVPNRNHNAKKKKMADKILPQRIRELVPESQAYMDLLAFERKLDQTIMRKRLDIQEALKRPIKQKRKLRIFISNTFNPAKSDAEDGEGTVASWELRVEGRLLEDSALSKYDATKQKRKFSSFFKSLVIELDKDLYGPDNHLVEWHRTATTQETDGFQVKRPGDVNVRCTVLLMLDYQPPQFKLDPRLARLLGIHTQTRPVIIQALWQYIKTHKLQDPHEREYVICDKYLQQIFESQRMKFSEIPQRLHALLMPPEPIIINHVISVDPNDQKKTACYDIDVEVDDTLKTQMNSFLLSTASQQEIAALDNKIHETIETINQLKTQREFMLSFARDPQGFINDWLQSQCRDLKTMTDVVGNPEEERRAEFYFQPWAQEAVCRYFYSKVQQRRQELEQALGIRNT; the protein is encoded by the exons ATGGCGGCGCGGGCGGGATTCCAGTCGGTTACtcccagcggcggcggcggtggggcCGCTGCCGGGGCCGGCGCGCTGGGTCCGGGCACGCCGGGCGGGCCGGTGCGCATGGGCCCGGCTCCGGGACAGGGCCTGTACCGCTCGCCGCTGCCGGGAGCCGCCTACCCG CGCCCCGGAATGCTACCGGGCAGCCGGCTGGCGCCGCAGGGCCCCGCCATGGGGCCGCCCGGTTACGGCGGGAGCCCGGCGGTGCGGCCCGGGATGGCGCAGGCCAGCCTGGACCAGGCCCGCAAGCGGCCGGCGccgcagcagctccagcaggtgCAGCCGCAGGCCGTGCCCAACCGCAACCACAA CGCTAAGAAGAAGAAGATGGCTGACAAAATTCTACCTCAGAGG ATTCGTGAACTCGTACCCGAGTCTCAGGCCTATATGGACTTGCTGGCTTTCGAAAGAAAACTGGACCAGACGATCATGCGGAAACGCTTGGATATCCAGGAGGCTTTGAAGCGACCCATTAAG CAAAAACGAAAGCTACGTATTTTTATCTCCAATACCTTCAATCCAGCCAAGTCTGATGCGGAGGATGGTGAAGGGACAGTTGCCTCCTGGGAGCTCCGGGTGGAAGGACGGCTGTTGGAAGAC TCTGCTTTGTCCAAATACGATGCCaccaagcagaaaagaaagttcTCATCCTTCTTTAAATCTCTGGTCATTGAACTTGATAAAGACCTGTATGGCCCTGACAATCACCTGGTAGAG TGGCACAGGACTGCGACGACTCAGGAGACGGACGGCTTCCAGGTGAAGAGGCCGGGAGATGTAAACGTGCGCTGTACTGTCCTTCTGATGCTGGATTACCAG CCTCCCCAGTTCAAACTGGATCCCCGCTTGGCTCGTCTCTTGGGGATTCACACTCAGACGCGCCCGGTGATCATCCAGGCGTTGTGGCAATACATCAAGACTCACAAGCTGCAGGACCCCCACGAGCGGGAGTATGTCATCTGTGACAAATACCTCCAGCAG ATATTTGAATCTCAGCGGATGAAGTTCTCTGAGATCCCCCAAAGGCTTCACGCGTTGCTTATGCCCCCGGAGCCGATCATCATTAATCACGTGATCAG TGTTGACCCAAACGACCAGAAGAAAACAGCCTGCTATGACATTGACGTGGAGGTGGACGATACCTTGAAAACTCAGATGAATTCCTTCCTGCTGtccacagccagccagcaggaGATCGCGGCGCTGGATAACAAG ATTCATGAAACAATAGAGACAATTAACCAGCTGAAGACACAGCGTGAGTTCATGCTGAGCTTTGCCCGAGATCCTCAGGGCTTCATCAACGACTGGCTACAGTCCCAGTGCCGGGATTTAAAG ACAATGACTGATGTGGTTGGGAATCCTGAAGAGGAGCGTAGAGCTGAGTTCTACTTCCAGCCATGGGCTCAGGAAGCCGTGTGCCGATACTTCTACTCCAAG GTGCAGCAAAGACGGCAGGAACTGGAGCAGGCCCTGGGAATCCGTAACACATAG